In the genome of Pseudopipra pipra isolate bDixPip1 chromosome 4, bDixPip1.hap1, whole genome shotgun sequence, one region contains:
- the DCTD gene encoding deoxycytidylate deaminase isoform X1 — translation MSRPQPGHCQNGWCYSLLEARMDEKEVESFSNETSCKKREDYLEWPEYFMAVAFLSAQRSKDPSSQVGACIVNTENKIVGIGYNGMPNGCSDDVLPWTRTAANRLDTKYPYVCHAELNAIMNKNSADVKGCSMYVALFPCNECAKLIIQAGIKEVIFMSDKYHDTMEMTAARRMFDLAGIIYREFKPKCNKIIIDFDSINSKPSQKLL, via the exons ATGAGCCGCCCTCAGCCCGGCCACTGCCAGAACGG aTGGTGTTACAGCTTACTTGAAGCCAGGATGGATGAAAAAGAAGTGGAAAG TTTCAGCAATGAAACATCCTGCAAAAAACGAGAAGATTATTTGGAATGGCCTGAATATTTTATGGCAGTAGCTTTTTTGTCAGCACAAAGAAGCAAGGATCCAAGCTCTCAG GTTGGTGCCTGCAttgtaaatacagaaaacaagatTGTTGGAATTGGCTACAATGGGATGCCTAATGGTTGCAGTGATGATGTACTACCCTGGAcaagaacagcagcaaacagaCTAGACACAAAATATCCTTATG TGTGCCACGCTGAACTGAATGCCATCATGAACAAAAACTCAGCTGATGTGAAAGGCTGCAGCATGTACGTTGCCTTATTTCCATGTAATGAATGTGCAAAGCTCATCATCCAGGCAG GCATAAAGGAAGTTATTTTTATGTCTGACAAGTATCATGACACTATGGAAATGACAGCTGCACGGCGGATGTTTGATTTGGCAGGTATTATATACAG ggaatTCAAGCCAAAGTGTAACAAGATCATCATCGACTTTGATTCAATTAACAGTAAACCAAGTCAAAAGCTTCTGTGA
- the DCTD gene encoding deoxycytidylate deaminase isoform X2, giving the protein MSRPQPGHCQNGFSNETSCKKREDYLEWPEYFMAVAFLSAQRSKDPSSQVGACIVNTENKIVGIGYNGMPNGCSDDVLPWTRTAANRLDTKYPYVCHAELNAIMNKNSADVKGCSMYVALFPCNECAKLIIQAGIKEVIFMSDKYHDTMEMTAARRMFDLAGIIYREFKPKCNKIIIDFDSINSKPSQKLL; this is encoded by the exons ATGAGCCGCCCTCAGCCCGGCCACTGCCAGAACGG TTTCAGCAATGAAACATCCTGCAAAAAACGAGAAGATTATTTGGAATGGCCTGAATATTTTATGGCAGTAGCTTTTTTGTCAGCACAAAGAAGCAAGGATCCAAGCTCTCAG GTTGGTGCCTGCAttgtaaatacagaaaacaagatTGTTGGAATTGGCTACAATGGGATGCCTAATGGTTGCAGTGATGATGTACTACCCTGGAcaagaacagcagcaaacagaCTAGACACAAAATATCCTTATG TGTGCCACGCTGAACTGAATGCCATCATGAACAAAAACTCAGCTGATGTGAAAGGCTGCAGCATGTACGTTGCCTTATTTCCATGTAATGAATGTGCAAAGCTCATCATCCAGGCAG GCATAAAGGAAGTTATTTTTATGTCTGACAAGTATCATGACACTATGGAAATGACAGCTGCACGGCGGATGTTTGATTTGGCAGGTATTATATACAG ggaatTCAAGCCAAAGTGTAACAAGATCATCATCGACTTTGATTCAATTAACAGTAAACCAAGTCAAAAGCTTCTGTGA